From Acidianus brierleyi:
TTGCCGACAAGATAGGATATCCACAAAAAGTCTACTCTATTGATATTAATCCATATGCATACTACTTTATGAATTGTAATATAAATATAAATAAAACATATGATGTAATACCAATATATGGAGACGCATTCAAAAAAATATATTCACTAGAAGATGCCAACAGAATAATTTCCCCTCTTCCTGAGAAACATAAAGAGGCATATGAAGTCGCATTACAGAAAGTAAAAAAAGACGGTATAATTAATCTATTTGTAGAGGTAGAAGTAAAAAAAGGAGAAAATCCTATAAAAGTCGCTATGAAAGAGTATCCTAAGTCTATTTTTGGTAGAATAGTTAGAAGTGTTAATCCTAGAAAATATCATGTTATTCTAGACATAAAGCCATAATGTTTATAAATTCAAAATAAGAGTTATTTATCTAATGAACATAGATAAAATGATATTAGGTTATAATTTATCACAAAAGAAAAAAGTTACAATAGGCAATTATATGATAAAATTTCATAGAAGAAAAGTTTCTAAAAAACAATATGATTACTTATATGTTATAGAAATATTTTTTATGAATAGCCTTATCAAAAGAGGCATATTTTCTGAATATGGTAATGCTGTAGATTTTGCTGGAGAATTTTTGTATTCATTATTATAAATTTATTAAATAACGAATAGTCAATAAATATGCTTATAGACGAAATATATTTTATGAAATGCTTATATTTTAAACCACTATTGTGCTTTAAGGGATAAATTGTCAAGAGATGACGTGATTGAGACATTAAAATCAGGAAGAATAGATTACGTTAGAGTAGAATTTATAGATATATTAGGTAATGTAAGAGGACGTTCTTTAAGAAGGGCAGAATTTGAAAACCTAATATTAAAAGAAGAAGGAGTTCCATATCCAGAGTCTTTGGTATTACTAGATTATAAAGACGCTCCTATAAAAACAAGATATGAAGACATTATAGCTCAACCAGATCCGTCTACCTTTGTAGTCCTACCGTATCTTGAAAGAACTGCAAGAGTTTTATCATACTTGACATATCCAGATCTGACACCGTCTCAGTATTGTAGTAGAGGATTATTAAGAAAAGCTACTCAAAAATTAGAGGAAGTTGGTTATAAATTGAATGTAGCATTTGAACCTACATTTTATTTATTGAAAAGCGATGATGGAAACATTATACCTGCGGACTATGGGAAAGCTTTTTCTCCTGAGGGATTGATGGAAGAACAAGGTTTTCTAAGGGATATGATAAAATCTCTTGAACAAGTAGGAGTACAGGTCGAGATGGTTAATAAACACTATGGGCCTGGTCAATACGAAATTACGTTCTCCAATAAAGAAGCTCTACAAGCTTCGGACTCATTAGTTACAGCTAGAGAAGTAATTAGAGACGTTGCAAGAATATATAACACGTTTGCTACATATATGCCCAAACCTTTTTCTGATAAACCAGGAAGTAGTATGGATATATATTTTAGCTTAGAGGGTATAGATGGTAAAAAGGCAATAGATACTAATGATACAAAAGGTCTTGGATTAAGTAAGTCTGCCTATAGTTTTATAGCGGGTATTATGGAGCATTTAAGCGGTATACTAGCGTTTGCTGCACCTACTATAAATTCTTATAAGAGATTTAAGGAGATAATAACACCAACGTTGCCTGGAATTGGAACTGAAAGACATTATATAATCAGAATTCCTAGTAATTTTAGGGATACAAATCTTTTAGAGTTTAGACTAGCCGATCCTTTATCAAACTCATATTTGTTATTGTCATCAATAATATTCTCTGGAATTGACGGTATAGAAAAGAACCTAGATATAGAACCTAATGCAATAATGGGAAATATTCCTACAAATATTAATGAAGCTTTAGAAAAACTAGATAAAGATAACTATCTTAAATATACTTTAGGCTCAGATCTAATTTCTTCGTTTATAGAACTTAAAAAGAGAGAAGTAGAGAATTATGAAAGTTATATAACTGATTGGGAGCTAGATGCTTATCTAAAGGCAGGCTGGTAATGAAGGCTGCAGTATTTGAAACTCAAGGAAAACCATTAGTAATAAAGGACGTTAAAGCGCCTATACAGACAAACGACGGCATAGTTCTTAAGGTATTGGCTACTGGACTTTGCCATGGAGACGTACATATAATAATGGGTGATTGGCAAGGCGATCTGGATATAAAAACACCTATAATTCTAGGCCATGAAATAGTAGGTGAAGTAGTTACTGACGGGAAAAAAGTTAAAAAAGGAGATATGGTTTTAGTTTATAATGCTTTTGGATGTAATTCTTGCAAATATTGCAAACTTGGGTATTACCAATACTGTGAAAAAGTTAAAGTACTTGGAGTTCATGAAAATGGAGGATTTGCAGAATATGTTAAAGTTCCAGACGAAAATAATTTAATTAAAGTAGAGGGAAATCCTTTTAGTTTAGCACCATTAGCTGATGCGGGCATAACGGCATATAATGCATCGGAAGGAATACAGAATGGAGATAAAGTAGCAGTATTAGGAACTGGTGCAGTAAGCATGCTTGCTGTTCAAATATTAAAATTTTTTGGAGCAGAAATAACTGTAGTGGGCAGAAATCCATTAAAACTATCTAAAATGCAAGAAATTGGTATAAACGAAATAATTTTTTCGCGCGGGGAATACGCAAAAGATTTGTCTGAAAAATCTACTACAAGAAAATTTGATTATATCTTAGATTTTATAGGCAATGAACTTACTTTAGACGACGTCTCATGGATGTTATCTAGAATGGGAGAATTAAGAATAATAGGGGAATTCGGAGGGACGTTAAGAATACCAGAACAGTTAATAGTTTTAAGAGGCCTACGAGTGAAAGGTATACTTTATGGTAAAATGGAACATTTGACTAATGTAATAAAGCTTTTTCAAGAAGGTAAAATAAGAACTTTCCCTATTCTCTATAGGCTAGACGAAATCAATTCTGCAATAAACGATCTAATGTCTGGAAGAGTAATCGGAAGAGCAGTTATAGTGCCTTAAATATAAATGGTGAATTTCCTTCAATTTCTATAGATCTATTCTTAATAAATTTTTTTATTATTTCGTAGTTAGTAATAGCATGTTTGGTTAGTTTTGCCCCAGAGAATATACCTCCGTATAATGCAGCATAAATCATAAGCATATCAGACATGTGACTATCAACTGCAGCACCACTATTTAATTCAGTTATTAACGTTCTTGCAGCTTCTTCTCCTACCTTTTCCGCTCTTTTACCCTTTTCTCCCAACGAATCGGCTCCAATAATACTTTTTCCGTATGCGGCCAATGTGATTCCTGTCCCTTCACTTTCATTATCTCTAATATCTAACTCAATATCTATATTATTTGAAATATTGGACAATATCTTGATAGCCGAGTCTTTCTCTCTTTCAGCAATATTTAAAGGTAATGAAGAAACATGAGCAATGCCTAATATTTTTTCCAATTTTCCAAATTCTGTTATATTAAATTTATTAGGGTATCCCCTAAAATTTTCTATACTTATAATACCTCCACCTCTTGGATAATGACCTCTTTTAATAACTTTTACCTCGCCATGTATTCCAATTAATTCCAAGATTTTCATATAAACTAATCTAATATAATCTATGGTTGGAGCCTTAGGAACGTCTGTACCTCCTATTAATGTTATCCTGATTTTTTTATTTATTATTACTGGTATGACAGACACAGAAATTAGAGTCACACTGCCAGCAGAGCCCACATCATAAGTTATTTCTCCCTCGTCTAATGTATCTTTAGGTGTAAACTCCAATTCTTGAGATCCAAGGAAGTCTCCTCTAGTCTCAGCGTTACAAAGTTGTTTCATAATTTTAACTGCTGCTAAATGCTGCCTTTGTAAACCTGGCTTAGACCTTTTTGATCTTATGTTAAAAATTCTAAAAGGAGTTTTAGTTACTACAGCTAATGAAAGAGATGTTCTTAATATTTCTCCTCCTCCTTCACCGAAAGACCCATCTATCTCAAGCATAAAGTAGTTTATTATGAGAGTAAAAATAAAACCGCTATTAAA
This genomic window contains:
- the taw21 gene encoding tRNA 4-demethylwyosine(37)-methyltransferase Taw21, which translates into the protein MKNIEIWKRIEIVGDIAIIGIPFNEEPSDLIDYAKLLLQEYKYIKSVWGRFRNTSGEYRLPEYHYLAGEKRSYTLYKENGCTYFLDFTKVFFSQTLSYEHLRIAKQVRKNEIIINMFAGFGPFSILADKIGYPQKVYSIDINPYAYYFMNCNININKTYDVIPIYGDAFKKIYSLEDANRIISPLPEKHKEAYEVALQKVKKDGIINLFVEVEVKKGENPIKVAMKEYPKSIFGRIVRSVNPRKYHVILDIKP
- the rtcA gene encoding RNA 3'-terminal phosphate cyclase; this encodes MLEIDGSFGEGGGEILRTSLSLAVVTKTPFRIFNIRSKRSKPGLQRQHLAAVKIMKQLCNAETRGDFLGSQELEFTPKDTLDEGEITYDVGSAGSVTLISVSVIPVIINKKIRITLIGGTDVPKAPTIDYIRLVYMKILELIGIHGEVKVIKRGHYPRGGGIISIENFRGYPNKFNITEFGKLEKILGIAHVSSLPLNIAEREKDSAIKILSNISNNIDIELDIRDNESEGTGITLAAYGKSIIGADSLGEKGKRAEKVGEEAARTLITELNSGAAVDSHMSDMLMIYAALYGGIFSGAKLTKHAITNYEIIKKFIKNRSIEIEGNSPFIFKAL
- a CDS encoding glutamine synthetase family protein, yielding MSRDDVIETLKSGRIDYVRVEFIDILGNVRGRSLRRAEFENLILKEEGVPYPESLVLLDYKDAPIKTRYEDIIAQPDPSTFVVLPYLERTARVLSYLTYPDLTPSQYCSRGLLRKATQKLEEVGYKLNVAFEPTFYLLKSDDGNIIPADYGKAFSPEGLMEEQGFLRDMIKSLEQVGVQVEMVNKHYGPGQYEITFSNKEALQASDSLVTAREVIRDVARIYNTFATYMPKPFSDKPGSSMDIYFSLEGIDGKKAIDTNDTKGLGLSKSAYSFIAGIMEHLSGILAFAAPTINSYKRFKEIITPTLPGIGTERHYIIRIPSNFRDTNLLEFRLADPLSNSYLLLSSIIFSGIDGIEKNLDIEPNAIMGNIPTNINEALEKLDKDNYLKYTLGSDLISSFIELKKREVENYESYITDWELDAYLKAGW
- a CDS encoding alcohol dehydrogenase catalytic domain-containing protein, with the protein product MKAAVFETQGKPLVIKDVKAPIQTNDGIVLKVLATGLCHGDVHIIMGDWQGDLDIKTPIILGHEIVGEVVTDGKKVKKGDMVLVYNAFGCNSCKYCKLGYYQYCEKVKVLGVHENGGFAEYVKVPDENNLIKVEGNPFSLAPLADAGITAYNASEGIQNGDKVAVLGTGAVSMLAVQILKFFGAEITVVGRNPLKLSKMQEIGINEIIFSRGEYAKDLSEKSTTRKFDYILDFIGNELTLDDVSWMLSRMGELRIIGEFGGTLRIPEQLIVLRGLRVKGILYGKMEHLTNVIKLFQEGKIRTFPILYRLDEINSAINDLMSGRVIGRAVIVP